In Anolis carolinensis isolate JA03-04 chromosome 4, rAnoCar3.1.pri, whole genome shotgun sequence, the genomic window CACCAAAGTATCCCTCGGACAGTTTTCCTTCAGTATTGCTTTGTACTCAGACTGAGTAAATTCAGGAAAGTTGTCGTTATTGTCCAGCACATTAACAATTATTTGAATTGTGCCTGTTCTCTGGGGTACTCCTCCATCAACAGCTGTAAGTGTTAACCCCAAATGTGGCTCTTTCTCTCTGTCCAGAGCTTTCTCCAGAATGAGAGTCACATATTTGCTTCCATCAGTATTGCTTTCCACACCAAGTTGGAAATGCTCATTGGGACTGAGGGTGTAGTTTTGGATGCTGTTTTCTCCCAGGTCCTCATCCTGGGCAGATTCCAAAGGAAATCTTGTATTTGGGGGGACATTCTCAGGAATTCCAAACTGGAAATCATTTTTGGAGAATTTGGGGGCATTGTCATTGACATCCTCAATCTTTATTTCAATAGTATGGATTGTCagagggttttggagcacaatttgagagACAAGTAAACAAGGTTCTGTCTGCCCACATAAAGCCTCTCTGTCTATTTTTTCACTTATGAGCAGATTCCCAGTGTGGGTGTCAAGGCGGAAATATTGCCTAGAGGTTTCAGACACCAGCTGGGCTCTGCGAGCAGAGAGCTCCTTGACTCCCAGTTGCAAATCCTTCAATACGTTAGCCACAAGAGAGCCAGTTTTCTTCTCTTCAGGCACAGAATAATGAATTGAGACACACAGTACATCAGTAACACAAAGGAATAGTAAAAAGCACAGACCTTGTTTGATCCTGAAGCAGTCTTCCATGCTTCACACTCTCactctcttctttttaaaattttcttatcCAAATATAAAAATTTGTCACTCTTCACTCATTGAAGAAATTAGTTTAGATCTTTAAATTATAGTAGTCCACTGAACATATCACATAGACATGCAAGCTACCTTACACCAGTTTTGTCCACAGCTCCGGGTGAATTGCCTTCCACTTGAAAATTCTGTCTCTAGTTATGTATTTGCCTGTATTGCCACCTTGTGGCTAAATGCAGCTACAACCACCAGAACTCTGTTTCACTCACTGAAAAGTGACATAGTGTTCAATAACCTTAACTCAAAAGCTTATCTTAACTGTTTAACTATTATTCCCCAGAGCTGATTTGTACTAAAAAAAAAGTCTGAATAATCAAATAGGAGCACATGATATGATTTCAGCTGAAATAAACAAAGTCTTTGTCTATTACTTAGAAGACATACACACACTTGTAATTTCTTCTTAATCTGTAAGTCTCAAccttaaaaaaaatccagtttccTAACTGACAGAGATAGAAAAATGATAGAGGGTCATTCTACACTTTACCAGGGAAAACCAAACAGGTTGCTTAGGGCATTCTTCTCAGGGTCTCGATCAACAGCTTGGATTGAACGAGTCAGCAGTTCTAGAATATTATATTCCTGTAACTGCacattgtagaaatatgtttcaaACTCTTGAAGGCTTTCACTGACTGCAGGAATCTGAAAGATAATAATTCTTATTGAGGTGAACCAGGGAAATTCCCTTTCCATGGCTATGGTGATGGTGTTATACTCATGTGCCCTTGTCCAGAGCTGCTGGGTCACAAGCTGGTAGTAATTGTTCTTGATGACACTTAATACAAAGGGCAGGCCTGTCTGTAGTACAAGGCAATTCTGCTCTTATTTGCCAAGTCCCTTTCTGTGACAAAGAAGGATGCCACAGTATGTTTTTGTCACCTCCAGGGCTATCATTCTCACCTGCAACCTCTACAATTATTTTGTAATGAGTAGAGAAGCCTCCCCTATATATAACTCTCCTCCCATCAATCAGCGCTGTATCTTTAAGTTAACCAGTGTGCTTATTTATCTGAATTCAACATATATTACATATctgcattgaaatattttttttgctatttACTACAGCTATCGATGCCTTGAGACCAAGGTATCCAATGTGTTGGGTTGCTCAGAGACCAAGGTATCCAATGTATTCTTTTTTCATCAGTTTCCCTTTGCATAGAAATGTTCCAAACCAAGAAACTCATTGTTGGCCTCCAGAACATATTATTAAACTTCTTTTGAGGATCTCTTCACCATAAAATTGAAGAAGGCTGGGGACTGAGTATCAGTTctgaatattcttttttttttttaaatcttatttatatttcatagaataacaataaaagtgggggaacattttggttataggaaagtaggaaattggGAAGGAGGAtagaagggaaggggaaggaagaacccgaaaagaaagaaaaaaaaaaaaagagaagacacacacacacatctagttTGACTTCCATCCATATCTAAACCAGATTGTCTCTCAGGGGAGGTTTCTACCCCTGTAATAGTTTCCTTCCATTTCTGCATCTGCTTCTCTATAGTAAAGCTTTTCAAGTCCCGCGACCTATTCGTATTGTCAGCTTGTCTTTACATGTTTCGTAGTTACGGATATTATCCATCCGTATCTTATAATTAAAGTCTCAGTCTTTCTCACTATATACATGTTATCATTCTTCTTTGTTGTATATAAGTTAAGACTGGTTTCCAGTCCGTACTTCTCCTGGGTACTCCTTGATGTTTTGTTATTATATAtgttagcctatccatatttttaatttccattagttTAAGTAGCCATTGATCATCCTCCGGTATTTCCTCCTGTTTCCAGTACTTTGCATATATGATCCTTGCTGCCGTGGTCATGTAATTAATTAACAATTCCTCATTTTCTGTTAGCTTCAGTTCCGTAATTCCTAAGAGGAAGAATTCTGGTTTGAATTGGTGGTTAATTTTTAGAATCTTTTGCATATTTTCGTGGacaattttccaatattttttcgccttgtcacacgtccaccacatgtgaaagaatGTTCCTTCATGCTGCTTGCATTTCCAACAGGCGGTATTCATGTCTTTGTAGTAGTATCCTAGTTTCTGTGGCGTTATataccatctataaaacattttgatcaaattttctttcaaatcGTATGAATACATTTGCTTCATTTTGCGATTCCACATAATTTCCCATTGCTCCATTCTAATTGTTCTTCCAAGATTTAccgcccattttgtcatacattcCTTGACTGTTTCTTCCTCAGTAGCCCATTCCAGTAACTGTCTATAGAGTTTTGTTATCACTTTTTTTTCCGAagtcattattctatcccagaatgTTTCTTTGTCCATAAAACCTTGTTTTCTAtctttattgaaaaattcctttAATTGTCTATGCTGGAACCATGAGATATTTGTAAATTTTGCATTTATATCCTCTTGAGTTCTCATTTCTGGTTGTCCTCCCACCTGTACTATTATATCTTTGTAAAGGGGCCATTTCTCCGTACCTAATAGTCTCCTTTGGCATGCTTCGAGTGGCGAAATCCATAAAGGagtctttggatatattcttgctttatatttattccagattTTTATTGCCGCTGATCTTATAAAGTGATTGCAaaaatttttttctaattttattttatcataccaCAAGTATGCATGCCACCCTGTACGTAGGTCATGGCCTTCTAAATTTATTATCGATTCTCTTTTTAGGGTAGTCCAATCCTTTACATATAAAAGGGCACAAGCTTCGTAATACAGTCTTAGGTCCGGCATACCCAGTCCCCCTCTCTTCGTTTCATCTATTAAATTTGTATGTTTTATTCTGGGTCTTTTCCCTTGCCACACGAATTTTGATAgttcttttttccacttttggaACAATGTCTGATTTCTAattattggtaaattttgaaataagaaTAACATTTTAGGgagaatgttcattttaattactGAAATTCTCCCCAGGAGAGAAAGTTTTAAGGTTTTCCAGTTTTCCAAATTTTCCTTTATTTCCGCCCATTTTTCTTCGTAGTTGTTCTTTAATAACTGTGAGTTTTTAGCTGTAATGTTGATTCCCAAATAATtaattttgtttgtaatttgtaCGCCTGatatttccttcaatttttcttgttcttttttattgatgttttttGTTAGAATCATCGACTTCTTCTTATTTAACTTAAATCCTGCTACCAAGccaaattcatttattttctcaATCCATTTTTGGATATCTTCTGTAGGATTCTCAATTATAAAAATCAAATCGTCTGCAAATGCTCTTATTTTGTAGTGTACGTTTCTGATTTTAGTTCCTTTTAGATTCGAATCTTCTCTTATAACATTGAGTAAAATTTCTATCGCAAATATGAAGATGAGTGGGGACAGCGGACAGCCTTGTCGAGTACCTTTTTGTATCTTTATTGTCTTTGATTCTGAAccattaattaatatttttgctGTTTGTTCTTTATATATTGCCTCTATTGCGTTTAAGAATTGGTAACCAATGTCTATTTCTTTCATTAAAATTTTGAAAAAGTCCCAATTGATATTATCGAAGGCCTTTTCTGCGTCAATTGCCATTAGGGCCATTTCTTTTTGACTATTCACTTCGTAATATTCTATTATATCAATTATTGTTCTCACATTATCTCTCAGATGTCTGTTTGGCAAGAACCCTGTTTGGTCCTctttaatcaaatccattaaaAATTTCTTCATTCTTTCTGATAATATACTTGTgaatattttgtagtcaatgttcaaaAGAGAgataggtctataatttttaacATTTACTGGATCAGAACCTTCTTTGTGTATAATAGTTATATTGGCTTCCTTCCATGTTTCCGGAACCTTTTCTTGATTTAGAATACCGTTCATTAGTTTTGTAAGATAAGGTATTAGCTCCTGCTCGAATGTTTTGTAATACACTGCTGTAAATCCGTCTGGACCTGGTGCCTTATTTGAATCCATTTTCCGAATTGCTATCTTTGTTTCTTGTTCATTTATTGGTTTATTTaaattttctctttgtttctcagAGATTTTTTGCAGATTTCTCTTATTCAGATATTTCATTatctcttctttctttatttgaTCGTTTTTGTATAGGTCCTTGTAAAATTTTTCGAATTGATTTATTATATCTTTATCTGTCCAATAACTTTTGCCCCCCTCCTCTATTTTAGAGATGTgtcgtttttgttttttccttccaattttcctTGCAAGCCATTTATTTGGTTTATTTGCGTTTTGAAAATGGTcttgtttaatgtattttaacttcTTAGCTAATTGGTCCAATTCTAAATTATCCTTTTGTACTTTCAGCATTTCTAATTTTCTTTTATATTCCTGTTGTTTGGGTGATTTTTTGAGTTTGTCTTCCATTTCTCTAATTAGTTCTTGGACTTTTTgaagtttttgatttttttgtttgttcatcCATGATTTTTGTCTAATAAAATGACCTCTCATGACCGCCTTACTGGCGTCCCAAATTGTTTGAATACTAGTCTCCCCTGTATCATTCATTTGGAAATATTCTTTAAGTAATTCTTTATTTCTATTAATATCCTCTTCAGATTTAAAAAGGACATCGTTTAGCTTCCATGTCCATATTCTTTTTGGGTCATTTATTATTAGTTTAATTGGACTGTGGTCTGAATGCGTTCTGGTAAGAATTTctatttttgatattttagtAGAAAGGCAGTTTGATGCCCAGACCATATCAATTCTTGACCATTCTTGATGCCTATTTGAGTAGAAAGTGAAGTCTCTTTCTTTTGAATGGTGAATTCTCCAAACATCTTGTAAATTAAATTCTTGTTTTAAATTTAGAAACCCCTTGGGAAGATGTccccctcctttcttcttttggccTTTTATCTCTCTAGTCTTATCCATTTCCAAATTCATGACGCCATTGAAGTCCCCCAAGATAATTAGATCTTCAAATTCCTGCTCCCAAATTTTTTCCCTTAAACTTTTAATAAATTGTGTTTTGGGGCCATTCGGGGCGTATATATTGCATATCAATATCTTTTTATTTTCAATCTGGGCAACTATTCCTACAAATCTCCCATCATTGTCTTTAAATGCTATATTCgctgttattttttcttttacataaaTGACCACACCTCTTTTTTTCTCCAGTGATGAGGAGTAGAATTctttccccatatgtttttgagtCAAATAAGCTACATGTCTCTGCGCTATATGTGTTTCTTGTAAAGCCACAATATCATAATTCCCTTTTTTAATATTATTgaaaactttatttcttttattgggtGAATTTAAGCTGTTAATATTGTTTGAGTAGACTCTAATTTGGCTCTCCATCTTGAGTATTATTTTCCCtgttcctccatctcttcctcctcatcGACATCTTCCAAGTCCGGGGTTTCCTTACCCTCAGGGAGGTCTCCCGTTTCTGGTGATTCTTCTCTGAGTCTCTTTTTATCTTTCTGCCCTTTCTTTACTATCGGGGTTACACCTTCCGCATccttttttaatcttttaaagaaGTCTCTGGCTTTTTCTTCAGTCGTGAGCCAGAATTTCTCTTCTTTGTACGTTACCATTATGCCTTCTATCCGTTCCCATCTAAATTTAATTTGCCTTTTTTTCAATTCTTCTGTTAGAAACATATATTTCCTTCTTTTGATCAAGATCGAAGGTGGAATTTCCTTGAGGATTGCTATCTTTTTATCTTTGTAGAAAGTAGCTTGTTTGTTGTGTTCTTTTAGAATATTATCTCTGGTTATTTTCCTTGTAAATTGAACTATTACATCCCTTGCGACCTTGTTTCGTTTTGCAAAATTTGTAGATATCCTATATGTTCTATCTATCTCTTTATTCATGTCATCATACGTAGATTGTGTCAATTTTGTTGTTAGGTCTATAATTATTTCTCTTAGGTTTTCTTTGCTGTCCTCAACTATGTTTCTAAATCTCAACTGATATTCTAAATTTTTTTGTTCGatcatttcctgtttcatttctaATTTTTGGTTTTTGCTCGCCATATCTTCCATCTTCGTTTGGATCTTTGTTTGAATTTTATCTTGTTTCTGTTTGTCAGCTTTGATATCCGCTAGTTCCtgttctatattatttatttctttcttcaTCTCTCCCAGTTCCTCGGTAATCTCATTTTTCATCGTTAACATTTGGTCTTGGAATACCTTCTGGTATACATCTTGTTTTTCCGCCATTTTCTGGACCTCTTTGGTCAGTTCTCTCACCTCTTTCATCACATCCCTAAGGCTGATGTCCTCAGATAGTGAATGTCTTCTTTGGGCCCCCTGTATTCCTTTTACGTCTTTATTATCTTTCTCCATCTTGAATCTGAATGTAGACATTGTCTTGAGTCGGTTTTTAGTTACTTTTATTGGATTGGCCTACTATTTGTAATTGTAAATTCAAATATTGTAATCCCTCAATCTCCGTTTtatctttctctccttccaagCTTCAAAACTTTAGTCTCTTATCCCTAGTCTTGTCCAGTCCTTCAGCTTTGTATCACCTCACAGCTTTATATTCAATTTACTGTTGCTTTCCTCTCCGCACCCCTCTAATTAGTCCCCTCTCCGCTATCTCCCGACATTCTCCTTTTCTCAATCCACGTCTTAGTTTCCTCGCCTTAGCCTTCTTTGTCCTCCTCAATTCCTCGTCGTCCTTCCGTCACTACTTTCCTCAAATCCTCCTTTGTTACTGTACTCTAACCTGCCTTCTCCTCCTAATCCGGCAGCCGTAAATTCTTTGTTTTATGCTTATATTTACCTCCTTTCTCTGTCTCAATGGTCTCAATGGTCACTTCTCCGTATTTGGAGGCGCTATGTTCTTTTCTCTCGCCTCGTCCGCTTTCTGGGGCTTCTCTATGTAATCCTACTTCTATCGCCCCTTTTgtcacttcctcttcctctttcagtggtctctctctctcacctctTCCGTTTCTCTTTGGTAGGGAGCTCTGGCTGATTGATTGAAGTGGCGCCCAATCGCCTTCCacctctcctcctttctttcttcaaaCCCGCCCTTCGC contains:
- the LOC134298597 gene encoding protocadherin beta-1-like, whose protein sequence is MEDCFRIKQGLCFLLFLCVTDVLCVSIHYSVPEEKKTGSLVANVLKDLQLGVKELSARRAQLVSETSRQYFRLDTHTGNLLISEKIDREALCGQTEPCLLVSQIVLQNPLTIHTIEIKIEDVNDNAPKFSKNDFQFGIPENVPPNTRFPLESAQDEDLGENSIQNYTLSPNEHFQLGVESNTDGSKYVTLILEKALDREKEPHLGLTLTAVDGGVPQRTGTIQIIVNVLDNNDNFPEFTQSEYKAILKENCPRDTLVSRVEARDLDFGSNAQITYSFHRMPKKIHNLFNLNEMTGEITVLGEIDYEKETNYEMTIQATDGGGLSGHCKVLVEIEDVNDNAPEVSVISINSPLPEDSTLETLVVLFSVKDQDSGENGQILCSVDMNLPFVLKFTTNHFYQLVIQSSLDREKVQDYNVTITAMDRGSPRLTSTRIIHVQISDVNDNPPVFEKSFF